CTAATACTTCATCTGATATTAACTTCGGATGCTTCTTCATCATCTTCTTAACAAAAGCTTTGTCATTTACAGTCTTCATAAATTCTTCTTTAGAGATGTCCGTCTTCTTGGAAACGATATCAGCAATCTGATCCATCGTCATCCCTTCCGGCACATTCATCTTGAATAGTACAGGCAGATAAACTTCACCTTTTTGTAAACTCTTTGCGATTTGGTCATAAGTCATTGAAGGTGAGAATTCATAATTTCCTGCCTGGAAGTTAGAAATATTATTAAACTTTAAATAATATTTGAACATCTTGCTATTTTTAATGATTTTATTTTTCTCTAACTTTTCTCCGATCATCGTCGCCGTCTCGCCAGGAAGCACTTCAACCTTTGTTACAGTCTTACTTCCTGGATCCAGTGGCTTTTGACTTGCATTAAAATATAGAAATCCTGCAATACCTAATATAACAGCACCTAATAAAATAATACCAATGATAATAGAAGAAAGAAGTTTAGAGAAAGTCTTTGAATCTCTAATTTCTTTGTTCCTGTTCGTCATCACAGTCTCCTTCTATTATTCTCCGTCAAAGTTCGAGTTTACGACTTCTTCGATCATATCCCATTCTTCGTCTGTTTCAACTGGTAATAATTTACCACCTTCACCATCTTCGCTAGGCTCATTGATCATAGGAATAAGTTCGATTTCTTCTTCCTCATCTGCGCCTTCTTCTGCTAAGATAATATAAGTCTTCTCAAATTCTGGGTGATAGAACTCAAGTAATTTGCGGTATAATACTTCGTTTCCTTCTTCGTCAAATAATGTTAATAGCTCTTCTTCGTTATTAATATCTAAAGTTCCTTGGTTTAATTCGTTGTTTTCAGTCATGTATATCATCCTTTTCTATTTAGAATTAAGATATCCTTGCAGTATAAATACAGCTGCCATCTTATCAATTACTTGCTTACGTTTCTTACGAGATACATCTGCTTCAAGCAGACTACGTTCGGCACCCACTGTAGACAGTCGCTCATCCCACATAATAATCTCAAGTTCAGGACAAG
Above is a window of Macrococcoides canis DNA encoding:
- a CDS encoding DUF1292 domain-containing protein, which gives rise to MTENNELNQGTLDINNEEELLTLFDEEGNEVLYRKLLEFYHPEFEKTYIILAEEGADEEEEIELIPMINEPSEDGEGGKLLPVETDEEWDMIEEVVNSNFDGE